A window from Macadamia integrifolia cultivar HAES 741 unplaced genomic scaffold, SCU_Mint_v3 scaffold972, whole genome shotgun sequence encodes these proteins:
- the LOC122070683 gene encoding zinc finger CCCH domain-containing protein 18-like — MATTCEMMVEENDIELSLGLSLGGCFRKSEKSLGIQQKSLSSSGVDEKSSGEIEADLRSSMYPISGAVFGEKKEVEIEGEVLDPQRKREIQALRRQEARKKREEKQQKKGRVRDRESIENETSRSEQICKLVKVSDGDDQQDVNQPSEQSQSPNPSSAFAPVVPMQYSFPQYIPFTNGFPIPYAVPYWSAPPPPPSASIGDEKNVFQLVACRAFRPFQEQNSNANQNRSGSYDSEQNGSKCDGVKQLQSSLCSSGSLGSGSSGVSDYQSTSHQGGCSRDMRSHSSRSESEQPQLHTMVVNNAQEQTEHSASSQPTEPTQGIEEPEQKAEKMGSLSPSSQTNPGRSEGKPITTTDNLPPRSPTRPPQPPRETKGEANKPPKPPQPQHPKTQSLPHMPCVSTTGNGPNGKTITGFLYRYSKTEVSIMCVCHGSLFTPAEFVKHAGGTDVSHPLKHIVVVPSTF, encoded by the exons ATGGCGACCACTTGTGAAATGATGGTGGAAGAAAACGATATTGAGCTGAGTTTGGGGCTTTCCCTAGGTGGGTGTTTCAGGAAATCGGAGAAATCGTTGGGGATTCAGCAGAAATCTTTGTCTTCTTCTGGAGTCGACGAGAAATCATCGGGCGAAATCGAAGCGGATCTCAGATCTAGCATGTATCCGATCTCTGGTGCAGTGTTTGGGGAAAAGAAGGAAGTAGAGATTGAAGGAGAAGTTTTGGATCCGCAAAGGAAGCGGGAGATTCAGGCGTTACGGCGTCAAGAGgcgaggaagaagagagaggagaagcaACAGAAGAAGGGGAGAGTCCGAGATCGGGAATCGATTGAGAATGAAACGAGTAGATCTGAACAGATCTGTAAATTGGTTAAAGTTTCCGATGGAGATGACCAACAAGATGTAAATCAACCGTCGGAACAGAGTCAGAGCCCTAACCCTTCTTCTGCATTTGCTCCGGTTGTGCCTATGCAATATTCTTTCCCGCAATACATTCCTTTTACCAATGGGTTTCCAATCCCTTATGCGGTGCCGTATTGGTCTGCTCCTCCGCCTCCTCCTTCCGCTTCCATTGGCGACGAAAAAAATGTATTTCAGCTGGTTGCTTGTAGGGCTTTTCGGCCGTTTCAGGAACAGAACTCGAATGCGAATCAGAACCGTTCGGGGAGCTACGATTCGGAGCAGAACGGAAGTAAATGTGATGGGGTGAAGCAATTGCAGTCCTCGCTTTGTTCCAGTGGATCGCTAGGGAGTGGTTCTTCCGGGGTTTCGGATTATCAGAGCACATCACACCAAG GGGGTTGCAGCAGGGACATGAGAAGCCATTCAAGTAGATCCGAATCAGAGCAGCCTCAACTTCATACCATGGTTGTGAACAATGCACAGGAACAAACAGAGCACAGTGCTTCATCTCAACCAACAGAACCCACCCAAGGCATTGAAGAACCAGAACAAAAAGCTGAGAAGATGGGTTCCTTAAGCCCCTCCTCCCAAACAAACCCAGGAAGAAGTGAGGGAAAACCCATTACAACTACTGACAACCTACCTCCTCGTTCTCCTACTCGACCCCCTCAACCACCAAGAGAAACCAAGGGGGAAGCCAACAAGCCTCCTAAGCCTCCCCAGCCTCAACACCCTAAGACACAGTCCTTGCCTCACATGCCATGTGTGTCCACAACAGGAAACGGCCCAAATGGGAAAACCATTACTGGGTTCTTGTACAGGTACAGTAAAACAGAAGTTAGCATCATGTGTGTCTGCCATGGAAGCCTCTTCACACCAGCCGAATTCGTGAAGCATGCAGGGGGCACAGATGTATCACATCCATTGAAGCATATAGTTGTGGTTCCATCCACATTTTAA
- the LOC122070681 gene encoding probable glutathione S-transferase, producing the protein MGEELKLFGYWCSPFSCRVIWALKLKGLDYEYIEEDLFNKSALLLQYNPIYKKIPVLLHGGKPVVESIVILEYIEETWPENPLLPSDPYERAIARFWAKFAEDKSSSIWTMFATVGEKQEKSIKECLEVLRTIEEHGLGEKKFFGGETIGLADLALGGIAHWLGVMEDILDQKWVEAHTFPRLHAWIHNFKEVPVIKENLPDRDQMFISLKQRMEKLSASAKN; encoded by the exons ATGGGAGAAGAACTAAAGCTATTTGGATATTGGTGTAGCCCATTTAGCTGCAGAGTCATATGGGCTCTGAAACTAAAGGGGTTAGACTATGAATACATTGAAGAGGATTTGTTCAACAAGAGTGCCTTGCTTTTACAGTACAACCCAATTTACAAGAAGATCCCAGTACTCCTTCATGGAGGAAAACCAGTTGTGGAGTCCATTGTCATCCTTGAATACATTGAAGAAACATGGCCTGAGAATCCCTTGCTCCCAAGTGATCCTTACGAGAGAGCCATAGCTCGATTTTGGGCTAAATTTGCTGAAGATAAG AGTTCAAGCATTTGGACAATGTTTGCCACAGTAGgagaaaaacaagagaaatcaataaaagagtgcttggaAGTGTTGAGAACCATTGAAGAACATGGTCTTGGAGAGAAGAAATTCTTTGGTGGAGAGACTATTGGATTAGCGGACTTAGCCTTAGGAGGGATTGCTCATTGGTTGGGAGTGATGGAAGACATATTAGATCAGAAATGGGTGGAAGCCCATACGTTTCCTCGCTTGCATGCTTGGATACATAATTTTAAGGAAGTTCCTGTGATCAAAGAGAACCTGCCTGATCGTGATCAAATGTTTATCTCTTTAAAGCAACGGATGGAAAAACTTTCTGCATCTGCCAAAAACTAG
- the LOC122070680 gene encoding probable disease resistance RPP8-like protein 4: protein MLPIQLLITDLVGSLGKEKVEKVTLTCFLSLPSRKAQFSFLHFPFLSCPAEPIEAKRARKMAESIITFFIEKLSDLITREANFLTGVDEQINSLRNELEWIRSLLKDADGICKDNERVRLWVNQVRSISYDAETVIDEFIFKVERQRQRGRRGIGRIGSLCNCHSGTSQLKLLHDLGNQIEQIKKRIEEVSVNKSKYGIEALQIGEPSSSSSQQSLSRRQRRTPVVEEVDVVGIEDEAEILVRQLIQRELRLSILSIVGMGGLGKTTLAKKVYNSNEVSRHFECRAWIYMSQEYNIKELLESLLNQVAELNERHQREVTQMSEQNLQRLLFGYLKERRYLVVVDDIWSKDAWDSLKVVFPEATTGSRVMLTTRNKEVALHADMENIPHELRFLSKDECWTLFCKKALPKNVPLVLSPELQKVGRDIAAKCGGLPLAVVVLGGLLSRKDRIPSEWAKVLKRINGKFCEGHDQITRILALSYDDLPYYLKSCFLCLGVFPEDHEIHVRKLIQLWVAEGLVQQRGNETMEEVAEDYLEELIGRCMLQSSRRSSVGIRTCRIHDMLRNLSISEAMEDKFLDVRQITDFESPVRTHRLIVYGDLRKYISLNHNCPTRYLRSFLCHAMHVYYEELGRKHWRFLCGGFRLLRVLDIPQMGITNLPNEIGEMIHLRYLGLKGNFLTSLPNTICNLINLQTLDIKPTYVLAPCCQDIPSIISEMIQLRHLHMNWGKILGSSRIGNLRNLQTLSRIEAGSWIENGLAQLTNLRKLVVRGVLNSHREALSNSIVCLENLQSLCLATDENIVFPSLTFSNHVHLYKLQMLGRLEKLPDLHGFPQNITHLNLQGSCLMQDPMATLEKLAHLRTLVLGGEVYKGKTLVCSAGGFLELQELELVALKEIEEWRVEEGAMSSIKRVKLFGCFYLKMFPEGFQYLTTLKELEIIAMPLKNRILPENMGEELYKIQHVPSVVIKDVYVRGPRPY, encoded by the coding sequence ATGTTACCAATCCAGTTACTAATCACCGACCTTGTGGGTTCTCTTGGCAAAGAAAAAGTTGAGAAAGTTACATTGACTTGCTTTCTTAGTCTTCCAAGTCGCAAAGcacaattttctttccttcactttccttttctttcttgtccTGCAGAACCGATTGAAGCAAAGAGAGCAAGGAAAATGGCTGAGAGTATTATCACCTTCTTCATAGAGAAGCTATCCGATTTGATCACCCGTGAAGCAAACTTCCTTACTGGAGTGGATGAGCAGATCAATTCACTTCGTAATGAGCTTGAATGGATACGTTCTCTCTTGAAAGATGCAGATGGAATATGCAAAGATAATGAAAGAGTAAGGCTCTGGGTGAATCAAGTAAGAAGCATCTCTTATGATGCTGAAACTGTTATTGATGAATTTATCTTCAAAGTAGAGCGGCAACGgcaaagaggaaggagaggtaTTGGACGCATTGGGTCCTTATGTAATTGTCATAGTGGCACCAGCCAATTGAAGCTCCTTCATGACTTGGGCAATCAGATTGAACAGATCAAAAAGAGGATTGAAGAAGTTTCAGTCAACAAATCAAAATATGGAATTGAAGCTTTACAGATTGGAGAACCATCTTCAAGTTCCTCACAACAAAGCTTATCGCGGAGGCAGAGAAGGACCCCTGTGGTGGAGGAAGTAGATGTGGTGGGAATTGAAGATGAAGCAGAAATACTAGTGAGGCAGCTGATCCAAAGAGAGCTACGACTTTCTATCCTTTCAATTGTTGGTATGGGTGGTTTAGGGAAGACCACTCTCGCAAAGAAAGTCTATAACAGCAATGAAGTTAGTAGGCATTTTGAGTGTCGTGCTTGGATTTACATGTCTCAAGAATACAATATTAAAGAGCTGTTGGAGAGCCTCCTAAATCAAGTTGCTGAGCTCAATGAAAGGCATCAAAGGGAAGTAACTCAGATGAGCGAACAAAATTTGCAAAGGCTGCTGTTTGGGTACTTAAAGGAAAGGAGATACCTGGTGGTAGTTGATGACATTTGGAGTAAAGATGCTTGGGACAGTTTGAAAGTTGTTTTCCCTGAAGCAACAACAGGAAGTAGAGTAATGCTTACTACTCGAAATAAAGAGGTTGCACTTCATGCAGATATGGAGAACATTCCCCATGAATTGCGATTTTTAAGCAAAGATGAGTGCTGGACATTGTTTTGTAAGAAAGCTTTGCCTAAGAATGTTCCACTTGTTTTGTCTCCAGAGTTGCAGAAAGTAGGAAGAGACATTGCTGCTAAATGTGGAGGTTTACCTCTCGCTGTTGTTGTACTGGGTGGATTATTATCGAGGAAAGATAGAATCCCAAGTGAGTGGGCCAAAGTACTCAAGCGTATCAATGGGAAATTTTGTGAAGGCCATGATCAGATCACAAGAATACTAGCTCTAAGCTATGATGATCTGCCTTACTACTTGAAATCATGCTTCCTCTGTTTAGGTGTTTTCCCTGAAGACCATGAAATACATGTAAGGAAATTAATTCAGCTATGGGTTGCAGAGGGACTTGTACAACAGAGAGGCAATGAAACAATGGAGGAAGTAGCAGAAGACTATTTGGAGGAGCTGATTGGTCGTTGTATGCTTCAATCGTCAAGGAGATCCAGTGTTGGGATTAGAACATGTCGCATCCATGATATGCTACGGAATCTCTCCATATCAGAGGCCATGGAAGACAAGTTTCTTGATGTTCGCCAAATTACAGACTTTGAATCCCCGGTTCGAACACATCGACTGATTGTTTATGGCGATCTTCGTAAGTATATCTCCTTAAACCATAACTGTCCAACACGATATCTTCGATCTTTCTTGTGCCATGCCATGCATGTATATTATGAAGAATTGGGCCGAAAACACTGGAGATTTCTTTGTGGTGGTTTTAGGTTACTCAGGGTGTTGGATATCCCACAGATGGGAATCACTAATTTGCCAAATGAAATAGGTGAAATGATTCATTTGAGGTACTTGGGGTTGAAAGGTAATTTCTTAACAAGTCTCCCAAATACCATATGCAATCTTATCAACCTACAAACACTTGACATAAAACCTACCTATGTATTGGCTCCTTGCTGTCAAGATATACCCAGTATTATCAGTGAGATGATTCAATTAAGACATCTACACATGAACTGGGGGAAGATATTAGGCTCATCAAGAATTGGAAATCTAAGGAACCTACAAACTTTGTCACGCATAGAAGCAGGCAGTTGGATTGAGAATGGCTTGGCCCAGTTGACAAATCTTCGAAAACTGGTAGTACGAGGGGTCTTAAATTCACACAGGGAGGCATTGTCAAATTCTATTGTCTGTTTAGAGAACCTCCAATCCTTGTGTTTGGCAACTGATGAAAACATTGTCTTTCCAAGCTTGACATTCTCAAATCATGTTCATCTTTATAAGCTGCAAATGCTTGGAAGGTTAGAGAAGCTACCAGACTTGCATGGGTTCCCTCAAAACATCACTCACTTGAACTTGCAGGGTTCCTGTTTGATGCAGGACCCAATGGCAACACTAGAGAAGCTGGCACATTTACGAACTCTTGTATTGGGTGGTGAAGTGTACAAGGGAAAGACACTAGTCTGTTCTGCAGGAGGGTTTCTTGAGCTTCAAGAATTGGAACTTGTGGCCTTAAAAGAAATAGAGGAATGGAGGGTAGAGGAAGGGGCAATGTCCAGCATCAAGCGTGTGAAActctttggttgcttttacCTGAAGATGTTTCCTGAAGGGTTTCAGTATTTGACCACACTCAAGGAATTGGAAATAATCGCGATGCCTCTTAAAAATAGGATTCTCCCAGAAAATATGGGAGAGGAGTTGTACAAGATCCAACATGTACCATCGGTTGTTATAAAGGACGTTTATGTTCGAGGACCGAGACCCTATTGA